GCTCAAAGCGAGGGTGAAAATTCAGAGATGGAACAGGAAAAGCCTATTGACAGACCAGTCTTTGAAAACCAAGCTGACCATGGTGATATGCAAGTTCAGGATGTTCGTATTCCTGCAGCAGCTACAGTGACAAGCAGCAAGCCTGCGGCACCTAAGAAAGAAACGCAAGTGAGCGGAGAAGGAAAAAAAGCAGAGACAGCACCTTCCACCTTATCCTTTAATATTTTCCTCTACATCGTAGATAAATTCAAAGCAGATTAAAAACAATTTGACCCTATAAAAAGAGAGGCTGAAATATAATTCAGCCTCTCTTTTTTTTCCTTATCCTTCTGAAAGAAAACTTGACAAGTCCTCCAGCGTAATCATGCCCTCATAATAGGCTCGGCCAAAAACAGCAGCATGTATGCCCATATCCCTAAGTCTTCGGAAATCGTCTATCCCCCGTACTCCTCCACTGGCAGCTAGGTGAATTTGAGGGAATTTCTCCAATACTTCTCTGAACAAAGCGAAATTTGGTCCCTCCATGACACCATCACGGGTCACATCAGAAACTTTCAGGTACTTCAGCCCCTTCTGGTAGAAAAAATCAATATGATCATAAAGATCTATGGAGGTTTTCTTCTGCCAGCCTCTGATTTTAATTTTGTGATCGGCCGGATTGGTATCAGCAGCTAAGTTTATTTTTTCCCTTCCATAGGAAAGGATGAATTGAGCAAATCGCTCAGGGTGATTAGCAGCGGCTGAGCCCACAGTGACTGTAGCAGCACCAAATTCAAAGCTTTTGATCACGTCTCCATCTGTAGAGACACCTCCGGTGAAATCCACTTTAAGGTTCGTATATCCGGTGATAGCTTCGAGAATATGGTAATTTTTCGGTTCACCACGTCGGGCACCATCCAGATCTACCAGATGTAGCCTTTGAATACCTATAGATTCAAACGCCTGAGCAATTTCCAATGGATTGGTGGAAATCACCTCCTCAGTGGCAAAATCGCCCCGCTTGAGTCGCACACATTTTCCGTTAATCAACCAGATGGATGGAATTATTTCAAACATTTCAATAGAATTCAGGTGAATTGGGGTTTACAAATCTACCTAAAGATAACACAGATCGGCACTTTCCAGAACTGTGCATCAGCAAAATTTATCAATGCTGAAATTCAATCCTGATAATCAACCCAGAAAAAGCATTCAATATAACAATTTGCCCACTCTACCCTCAGATCCGGAAGCCCAGACTGAACCGTCTGCCTGTCCCATTTTAACTGCATGAAAACCTTCTCCACTAAATGCTTCCCAGGTCAGGCCGCCATCCTTTGAATAATCAGAGCCTCCGGGACCTACTGCTATTAGCCATTTTTGCATAGAAAAATAACTCACTCCAGACCGGTAACCTCCCGGAGCTTCTTGTGCCGGAACCCATTCACCAGTAGAACTCAGAAAATTAGCAGCAACTCCCTCTCGCATGGGCTCATCTAAGTAGTCTCCTCCCACTGCTACGATTTGACCTGAACCTAAATTAGCCAGGGAAAAGATTCCTTGAGATGATTCTCCCTGTACAAATGGGGATTTTACCTGCGTCCAAGAGGAGCCTCCATCTGATGAGTAATGCATCTTAGAGGCAGTCCCTCCAGTGCCCAGCCAGATTTGGTTTCCTGCTGCGACCAGAGAAGTAGCACTGGCAGCAAATGCTGCCTCCCCTGGCTCAGCCACCGGAAGGGAATCAATGGGGTACCAAGATTCTCCCTGATTTGCGCTTTTCAAAATCGTCCACTTGCCCTCTAGGGGATCTCCTATCACATAGCCCAGATCCGGAGAAGGAAATGCTATCCCATCAAAAAATGCCAGTTCATCTTCTTCTTGGTATTTGAGACCCCAGCTTGCCCCTCCATCGCTAGTCTTGTAAATGACTGCCGGCTGCCCTGCAGACACCACCACGGCGTTCATCGCATCAAAGGCATGAATGGACCTGAAGTCTACGGTGTCAAGTCCTGCGATAACCCCATGCTCCCAGGTCTCGCCTCCGTCCAATGTTTTCAGCCAAGTACCTCCACTTCCACTGGCCCAAACAATCTCAGCCGTCACAGCAGACAGTCCACGAAGGGAGGACTTCACAGGAGTTTCTTTCAA
This genomic window from Algoriphagus sp. TR-M9 contains:
- a CDS encoding YCF48-related protein → MINRSLLALSILIALFSCNSNSAPSYSEQPLGWELKETPVKSSLRGLSAVTAEIVWASGSGGTWLKTLDGGETWEHGVIAGLDTVDFRSIHAFDAMNAVVVSAGQPAVIYKTSDGGASWGLKYQEEDELAFFDGIAFPSPDLGYVIGDPLEGKWTILKSANQGESWYPIDSLPVAEPGEAAFAASATSLVAAGNQIWLGTGGTASKMHYSSDGGSSWTQVKSPFVQGESSQGIFSLANLGSGQIVAVGGDYLDEPMREGVAANFLSSTGEWVPAQEAPGGYRSGVSYFSMQKWLIAVGPGGSDYSKDGGLTWEAFSGEGFHAVKMGQADGSVWASGSEGRVGKLLY
- a CDS encoding 1-(5-phosphoribosyl)-5-[(5-phosphoribosylamino)methylideneamino]imidazole-4-carboxamide isomerase; the encoded protein is MFEIIPSIWLINGKCVRLKRGDFATEEVISTNPLEIAQAFESIGIQRLHLVDLDGARRGEPKNYHILEAITGYTNLKVDFTGGVSTDGDVIKSFEFGAATVTVGSAAANHPERFAQFILSYGREKINLAADTNPADHKIKIRGWQKKTSIDLYDHIDFFYQKGLKYLKVSDVTRDGVMEGPNFALFREVLEKFPQIHLAASGGVRGIDDFRRLRDMGIHAAVFGRAYYEGMITLEDLSSFLSEG